The nucleotide sequence ATTAAAAAGTTGATGTAAAAAACAAACCAATTAGGCCAACAATGTTAACATGTTAGAACATGTAATACTAAATTGaaccaaaacaaataaaataaaaaccaaagagTAATTTTTACCTGTCTAACAATTGATAATGCAGTTGTTCCGCTGAAAAAAGAATCAATCTTGCGATTCTGCTCAAGTTCACGATCAATGGCAGCACATGTCTTCAAGTAAGAATGTTCCCATATATTAAACCTTTGTTGTTTTTTCTGTGTCTCTAAATCAACATCTGGATCAAGTGAAGTTTGTGAAAGTGTCTCTTGCCAATTGCATAGCAAAGATGATGGCATTGATTCTCTTACACTTCTTGACACATAGTGACCCCAAGGACCATGCCCATCAAAAATCCCACAGAATATCATGTCCTCTTGGCATCCAAATTCCTATATTCAACATCAACAAATCCAATCTCATCAATCATTAGTCATAACTCATAACAATCTGATCGATTTGACCTTAAGTGAAGCACATTAAACACTTGAGCACAAccacttaatttaattgataagtgtataaaatattaaaaagaaaattaaaaaattcaacattTAAACATACTTCCCACACTATGCAACAATCTTGGTTAACTCCTTTCTTGCCTCTTTTGGAGAAAATTGAGGCAAAGTTGTTTGAACCATCAACATTAACAGTGCCAGAACTATGGAGTATAGAGTGATTTCTTTTTGCTTCCTTTGCCATTGCTTCAGCAGCTTCTCTCCCGCTACATTTACTCCTTTTCTTCATTGCTAATGACTTTGCCAACCCATTGAACACAGATGAAAAGTGACCCATCAACTCTTCAATATCTTGTAAACAAAATCTGAACATTGAAAATGTATAAAAGTTAAACATGAATCACATGTAAGAAACTAAAAATTTCTTCcaacaatacaaaatattttaaaatgtattttacaCTTTTGTCAGTAATAAATATTGAAGAAGTCACAGAAACTGCAAAGACTAATTCATTGAGAAAACTTAAATTCATTTAAGAAGTTAACCTCTCCTAACATATGTTTTTCCATATGCACCAGGCATAAATTGAACCCCTGATGCCAAATGGTTAAGGGATTCCAAGAATCTACCAGTTGTGTCACGACATGTTAGTTGGTGAAATCACACAAGTTTTGTTATCACATTACTTGCAACCattgattaaaaatcaatatgGTGGCCCAATGGGTTAGTCTTCAAGAAAACATATGAAGATGTGGAGTGTGACTTTTCAAGTGTTGAAAAGCCTGGATCAAAGGATTTAACAAATTCAAACTCATTACTTAATTGATAACTGAATTGGGACCCCCCTCAAAGAAAAGTTTAACATTTCTTTTGCCTTGCTTTTTCTTAGATTAGATCTTtcatctcattttttttaatactattaGTATCTCTCAAACCCCATTTTAGctacataataaaataagaaattatgcattaaaaaaaatcaaaacttgcagcaaaaatatctcaaaaaaCCCCTAAGCTAACACATGTTAAAACAccattttcatattaaaaataaaaataaaaaacaccaTTTTCATACCTTTTAATAATGCTGCAAAATTGAATGAAATTCAACagataaaattcaaaaagttgAGAACTTTGCAACTTCCAGCTCCACCCAAGTTCCTCAAAAACCAAAATCTGAGACAGTAGCAGGTGAAGAAGTTATGGTTGGTTGAATAATAAACAATTCAGACAAAGCAAGGTGAAAGTTCGAGAAAGAAGAGGTGTAGAAGAATGGATATACATCATTAATTCAATGTTGTTTGTTTGGTTCtggtttcttcttttttctgtTCCCCTTTATCTACGGAGACAGATATAAAAagacatatttttttcttgttcaGTGTACACATATAGATTCAAACAGTTGTTAGTACTCAATTATGCATGTAGAAGTTTGTATTTGTAAGGGTTCTAACTTTCTACTGTATATGactcaaaatcttttaaaagaTCTTTATAAGGATAAAAAGTACATTTTTTACACTAAATTATAGAATATTGTGATTTACGTCGGtggaaaactattttattttactttaaaaacaTATGGTCATTAAACTCAAAAGAATACTAACAATTATTTTAGCTCTCTTAACTACTTGTTTGGCAAAGTCTGTGAAGGAACCTTTTTGTTTTACCCAATTTAGAAATCTATGAAAGATGGTTCTGTTTGACGGTTAGAAAGGGAGAAAATCTATAACATTATCTATCTTTATTTTGGTAAATTCTTTGGTATGATAAGGTTATAATTTATATAGcaattatttatacttttttgCATCATGTGTTTCAAAAGTGTATCATGataatgatattaattaatgatttattaattattcttttttccTACAACAACTTTAGAGTTTGAACAACATATTGTTGGTGTATACTGTAGTAGTTTATTCAtgaatatgtttttaaaaattatgaatatgAAAACGAGGAGAAAATGTATAAGAAGTCCTAATGtgcaaatttatttgtttatttgcagactatattaaaagtatttaggattttattaaGTTGGCATGTGGTATTCGCCCCACTTACATGAACTCAGGAAACAAGGTCaaggtttgattttattttttttaaagagttaaAAGTGaaactcataaatttataatgccTGAAACAAACACCTGTTTTGTTTGAGAGGAGTGGAAgaggaaaaaatagaaaaaaaatattttatttaagaaaatgattttattaaaaatgataaaaaaatgtttataattaatatatttttaatttgagtttgaaaatattatctaaatcttttaaaatcttcCTTCAATGCATTATTGAGTTCTCAAATTAGGagattttggattttttttttctgtaaggGAATTTTGCATTATTAGACCCAAATATAAAAGACCGACTCATATGTAGAAtcccaaataaaatatttttaagaatattatttgtgatttttctCTAATAATGAAGTACTCctagtttttaaatataaaataagtttcTCTAACAATAAAGAATCcaaatgaatataataaaatgactTTTCCATGAAACTAGACAGACTAGGAGTACTTCATCCAAGTAACTCAAGGAAGTATTTTTAAGGCAAAAATATACTTTCtcctttaaatttatttttgtttaaactctttgagtttatttttttagatttagccttttaaattatattcagTTTTCACCATCAACTTTTAAGTTATATTGAATCACACAAATAATCTATtatgtttaatttcttttttttttttgaattactatcataaaatattaaaatttaattaaaacatcGCAATAAGTTGGTtgtccaaataattttttaagtgaAAGGAATTAATGTCATATTGTTGTATATTTAATTGAGATTTTAATGATTAGAAACTTCCAATTGTACCAACCattgtagaaaataaaataaataactaatagtGCAAAGATAATATAACTTATAAAATCAAAtcgagaaaaaataaatttaaaggatTTAAGTAGAAactgaattaaatttaaaaaactataaatatatatttttgattatttttaattattataatataaaaaaccgTCTCACAgacaaaatagaataaaaataatttcaaatgatgttaagaattaaataaaatttgaatgtgATATATATAAATC is from Cicer arietinum cultivar CDC Frontier isolate Library 1 unplaced genomic scaffold, Cicar.CDCFrontier_v2.0 Ca_scaffold_5747_v2.0, whole genome shotgun sequence and encodes:
- the LOC101514788 gene encoding probable protein phosphatase 2C 73, encoding MGHFSSVFNGLAKSLAMKKRSKCSGREAAEAMAKEAKRNHSILHSSGTVNVDGSNNFASIFSKRGKKGVNQDCCIVWEEFGCQEDMIFCGIFDGHGPWGHYVSRSVRESMPSSLLCNWQETLSQTSLDPDVDLETQKKQQRFNIWEHSYLKTCAAIDRELEQNRKIDSFFSGTTALSIVRQGELIVIANVGDSRAVLATTSDDGNLVSVQLTIDFKPNLPEES